The genomic window ctcaataatattactgtaattcagGGGtttccaaagtcggtcctggggggccgatgtcctgctgactttagctccaacatgcttcaacacacctgcctggaagtttctagtatacctagttagagcttgattggcttgttcaggtgtttttgattagagttggagctaaactcttcaggacaccggccctccaggaccgagtgtggacacccctgctgtaattaatttaaaaactgaatgaatatagatttacatacatttactgaagtaaataaacagaattaatgatggactctaaatctgcggaaaatctgcggatttttgcgcgcgcagatttcgtgtgggcctagtaaTGGGTGTGTTTTcataataaaccaatcagagtctcatctcccatttcctttaagagtcagttgcatcacgccatggtgcatttgttatttacatggcggactttgtaagtggaaaaactgaacacttcactagtgagaaaacagttaaacgtACTGTCTGCAATGtgagaataaagaatgagcctcatccaatcggcctctttactttctctttctctatttcgtggataaggaaacggtgttgtacgcacagacgtTTGTTAGTCTATAACTAATTTCGTTTGTTAGGATTtgtttctaaactatttctaaattcagttttaatttccagcaaatgaataaatgaacaataataacgaagtgtggtcaaacaagtTATAtccatacatttaataaataatacttctactaataaaaacattatacaaaaagcaaattgtcgtgaataaactgaaaaaatccCCCCGAGACGACGAAGGCATGGAGGTTTTTAATTTTATGTGGAAAGTAATCATTTGTGTAATATTGtattcctttaattttttcatttgaaaagatatttctgtattgctgttcatcctgcgtgttttaagcagtgtgtaagcgaggcgcacaagtACTCTGCGCTGGGctatagacctgctttcagcCAGTTCATTATGCAGTCTATATTAGTTCCTCAAAACAGCTACGCAACAACAATGCGCCTTTTATCTAGACCGAAACACCCAAAGGTCCACAAAGTGTCTGAATGGATTTGctatatttaaacaacatggcggaAAATGGGAAAATTAAGGTCTAACAATAGCGTCGGGGCAAAAAACggggcaaacacgtcttgcgccttattgtgtcAGGTGTATGAAAGGGCCCAAAATCACAGACATCGAACAAAgacaggtcatttttaagagctgtcacagaattgttgccacggcttacagattattgagctgaagcttgactacaaaattcaACTGTAAATCAAATCGCAATCGCAATAGTGAGGAGTGGATCTTGTTTATTGAAAGGAAAGTGTAAAGATGCTACATGCTACAACCAATCAcatgtaaaatcaaaatcaataaaaaacttaatcacaaaaaaaatcgCAACCGCAATACCTgctattagatattttccccaccAAAGGCACCAAAGACTTTGCATCTGGTAAACATATGAGCCCTATAAATACAAATAAgggaaactaaaaaaaaaaaaaatcacacattcTTGATTGTATTGTGCTTTAAAAACCtgccaacatttttaaaattgtgaTTATACCTCAAAAGCATCTAAAAAGAAAATatgtgaatcacaaaatgcagGAAAACTTATAAGCAATATATTGTAATtcaaatctacagacacaaattgataaGTACAGTAAGTAATATTGAATAAGTAGAAATGATAAGTAAGATTATGATAATGTTTGTTTGGGATGTTTTCTTTCCACTAGTCTTAAAGAAGTCACGTAGTAGGAGTAAAACAGCTTGAAATGGCCTTAAAACACTGGCCTGTGCATACACAAACAATGGGTTTGCCAGTGGTGAAGTGGAACATTTAACATCTACACGATGATTTCACAGGTAAAATGTCTATTTTCAGATATTTCCAGACACACAGGAACGCCACCCCAAGCTGTCCAAGCGTCTGCCCTCCATCGTGGTGGATCCCACAGATGGAGGAGAGGTGGAGAGCGGAGAGTTACGTTGGCCTCCGGATGACCAGATGACCACAGAGCCTTCAGGCCCAACGCACACATCTCAAGAGATCGCGTCTGCCTCACAAACCCAGATCTCACACAGCCAGAGCGCAGGTGTGTAAGAGGAATATGCATTTTGCAACACTTTCAGCATTGACCCATAACTACGATGTGCCTAAAGGGGAACGAGTAAATATATGCTGCTTAAATGTGTTTCAGTTTAGAGAAGTGCATTTATAAATGACTATGCATGCATTTTCCCCCCTCAGATGAAGCCAAGTGCAGCAGCCTGGAAACATCAGGGGCAGCTGAGCGTAACtgaaatttttataaatatgttgTTGCGAGTCTGTCATTATCACAAGTCTCAGTTCTCACAAACTGTTCACACTTAGAAAGaaagacacaaacacactgacaagCAGCCAATCTGCCAGGAAGGTGCAAATAAGATCAGAGCTCGCGATGCTATATCTGAGC from Danio rerio strain Tuebingen ecotype United States chromosome 13, GRCz12tu, whole genome shotgun sequence includes these protein-coding regions:
- the si:ch73-49p17.1 gene encoding protein LBH, with the translated sequence MTDIMNNPEHSREDFTVSDSGEQGVSLQIFPDTQERHPKLSKRLPSIVVDPTDGGEVESGELRWPPDDQMTTEPSGPTHTSQEIASASQTQISHSQSADEAKCSSLETSGAAERN